One part of the Strix aluco isolate bStrAlu1 chromosome 27, bStrAlu1.hap1, whole genome shotgun sequence genome encodes these proteins:
- the RACGAP1 gene encoding rac GTPase-activating protein 1, protein METAMLNLRSLYDQLMRQAEVLSEGNEYQFIQLAKNFEEYRRKWQKTEHELGRYKDLLMKTEAERSALDVKLKHARNQVDVEIKRRQKAETDCEKLERQIQLIRELLMCDASGSIQLSEEQKSALAFLNRPQVSVGGSGNKRLSTIDESGSILSDISFDKTDDSLDWDSSVVKAVRLKRREKRRSSRQFIEGPPGPQKKTRSIGSTVDQGNESIVAKTTLMVPNDGGPIEAISTIQAVPYGLRSRRKSGPLQPWSSESSLGSKQLESKSETDSSGTPQHNAGVRLHDFVSKTVIKPESCVPCGKRVKFGKISLKCKDCRVVAHPECRDRCPLPCIPTLVGTPVRIGEGTLMDFVPSTPPMIPSIIVHCVNEIEQRGLHETGLYRISGCDKTVRELKDKFLRAKNVPLLSKVDDIHAICGLLKDFLRSLKEPLLTFRLNKTFMEAAEILDEDNSVAAMYQAVAELPQANRDTLAFLMIHLQRVAQSPDTKMDVTNLAKVFGPTIVAHAVPDPDPMTLLQDTKRQPKVVERLLLLPVDYWSQLMAVEQENIDPAHVIENSNACSTPQTPDVKVSMLGPLTTPEQQLSKTPSSNSLSQRVRSTFSKTTPKFGSKSKSTTQLGHQGNFFASPMLK, encoded by the exons ATGGAGACTGCGATGCTGAACTTACGGAGTCTGTATGATCAACTTATGCGCCAGGCTGAAGTTTTAAGTGAAGGAAACGAATACC AGTTTATTCAGTTAGCGAAGAACTTTGAAGAGTATCGCAGAAAATGGCAGAAAACGGAGCATGAGCTTGGCAGGTACAAAGATCTTCTCATGAAAACTGAAGCTGAACGTAGCGCTTTGGACGTGAAGCTGAAACATGCTCGCAATCAAGTGGATGTGGAGATCAAACGAAGGCAAAAAGCTGAAACGGACTGTGAAAAGCTG GAGCGGCAAATACAACTGATTCGAGAGTTGCTCATGTGTGATGCCTCCGGGAGCATTCAGCTAAGCGAAGAACAGAAGTCTGCCCTCGCCTTTCTTAACAGGCCACAGGTTTCTGTAGGGGGTTCAGGCAACAAGAG gctgtcTACAATAGATGAATCTGGCTCAATTCTGTCAGACATCAGCTTTGATAAGACTGATGATTCACTG GACTGGGACTCCTCTGTGGTGAAAGCTGTCAgactgaaaaggagagagaagcgG CGGTCTTCCAGGCAGTTCATTGAAGGCCCACCAGGTCCTCAGAAGAAAACCAGATCAATTGGCTCCACAGTGGACCAG GGAAATGAATCCATAGTAGCAAAGACAACTCTCATGGTCCCCAATGATGGTGGCCCCATTGAGGCCATCTCCACTATCCAGGCGGTGCCGTACGGGCTGAGGAGCCGGCGGAAGAGCG GCCCTTTGCAGCCTTGGAGCAGTGAGTCAAGCCTGGGCAGTAAGCAGCTGGAATCCAAATCAGAGACTGATAGCTCTGGCACCCCGCAGCACAACGCGGGAGTGAGGCTGCACGATTTTGTTTCAAAGACG GTTATCAAGCCAGAATCGTGTGTTCCGTGTGGAAAGAGAGTAAAATTTGGAAAAATCTCTCTGAAGTGCAAAGACTGCCGTGTGGTGGCTCATCCAGAGTGTCGGGaccgctgccccctcccctgcaTCCCCACCTTGGTGGGCACTCCTGTCCGCATCGGAGAG GGGACCTTGATGGACTTTGTCCCTTCTACTCCTCCGATGATCCCTTCCATCATTGTGCACTGTGTTAATGAGATCGAGCAGCGAGGGCTGCAtgag ACGGGCCTTTACCGGATATCTGGCTGTGACAAGACAGTGAGGGAACTGAAAGACAAATTTCTTAGAGCAAAAAATGTTCCTTTGCTCAGTAAAGTGGACGATATCCATGCAATCTGCGGCCTTCTCAAGGACTTTCTACGCAGCCTGAAAGAACCCCTTCTCACTTTCCGGTTAAACAAGACTTTTATGGAAGCTGCAG aaatctTGGATGAGGACAACAGTGTTGCCGCTATGTACCAAGCGGTTGCTGAACTTCCTCAGGCCAACAGGGACACCCTGGCTTTCCTCATGATCCACCTGCAGAG gGTGGCTCAGAGCCCAGACACTAAAATGGATGTTACCAACTTGGCCAAAGTCTTTGGCCCCACAATCGTGGCCCACGCGGTGCCCGATCCTGACCCGATGACGCTGCTGCAGGACACAAAGCGACAGCCCAAG GTGGTGGAGCgacttctgctgctgcctgtggaCTACTGGAGCCAGCTGATGGCTGTGGAGCAGGAAAACATTGACCCGGCACACGTAATTGAGAACAGCAACGCCTGCTCCACTCCGCAGACACCAGATGTTAAAG TGAGCATGCTTGGACCCCTCACTACTCCGGAGCAGCAGCTCTCCAAGACGCCGTCGTCGAACTCCCTGTCCCAGAGAGTCCGCTCCACCTTCAGCAAAACCACCCCCAA ATTTGGGAGCAAAAGCAAGTCAACAACTCAGCTTGGGCATCAGGGCAACTTTTTTGCCTCTCCTATGCTGAAGTGA
- the LOC141915728 gene encoding interferon-induced protein with tetratricopeptide repeats 2-like isoform X2 — MGHVEPSHVLQKLAVEIKHTVHPNRAALLGLQAYLHQLKGQDGAALQSLKDAEEEHERPGEQPLRAHASTAGSVVIYGNYAWVHYLQASYREAESYLERIERLCPAPWDARLIPYIQAQKGWSLLAIRARNGERARECFEVALMLEPENRDFHAGLGMALYFSCCYFWYPDIAGRARMQLERTILEQPNNYRAKIYLAKLLEQVDIERSIGLIKESAEKSSDPDVLKASALFWLRRRSTEKAAEVLQRALRPDPGYHLLYQTLAKCYKLQWLNAKEEDKNNILEAAIKDLKQILQKHPDLELVFAKLQLAELCGARDPAQEEKIYKDLEKRKDTLSPKGLQALNLYWGRFFLYQKKSLDEAKAKFMDGYKIPLMTRERKECGQRLIKMARHCPRDEADTFYRFIDETDRHLPAEFAGTDLD; from the coding sequence ATGGGCCACGTCGAACCTTCCCACGTCCTGCAGAAGCTGGCTGTTGAAATCAAGCACACAGTCCACCCAAACCGGGCAgctctcctggggctgcaggCGTACCTGCACCAGCTGAAAGGCCAGGACGGAGCAGCTCTACAAAGCCTTAAAGATGCTGAAGAGGAGCACGAGAGACCAGGCGAGCAGCCCTTGAGAGCACACGCGTCCACGGCCGGGTCTGTGGTTATCTACGGGAATTACGCCTGGGTTCACTACCTCCAGGCCTCTTATCGGGAGGCTGAAAGCTACCTGGAACGGATTGAGCGGCTCTGCCCGGCTCCCTGGGACGCACGGCTGATCCCGTACATCCAGGCCCAGAAGGGCTGGTCCCTCTTGGCCATCAGAGCCCGTAACGGGGAACGGGCCAGAGAGTGCTTTGAGGTGGCGTTGATGCTTGAGCCGGAGAACAGAGATTTCCACGCTGGGCTCGGAATGGCTCTTTATTTCTCCTGTTGTTACTTCTGGTATCCTGACATTGCAGGGAGAGCCAGAATGCAATTGGAAAGAACCATCCTTGAGCAGCCAAATAACTACAGAGCCAAGATATATTTAGCCAAGCTACTTGAACAAGTGGATATAGAAAGATCAATTGGGTTGATAAAAGAAAGTGCAGAGAAAAGCTCCGATCCTGATGTCCTCAAAGCTTCAGCTTTGTTCTGGCTGCGACGACGGTCCACAGAGAAAGCAGCTGAGGTATTACAGCGAGCCCTGCGGCCGGATCCAGGTTACCACCTTCTCTACCAAACCCTGGCCAAGTGCTATAAGCTACAGTGGCTTAACGCAAAGGAAGAAGACAAGAATAATATATTGGAGGCAGCTATCAAGGACCTCAAGCAAATTCTTCAGAAACATCCAGACCTTGAGCTCGTGTTTGCAAAGCTGCAATTAGCAGAGCTCTGTGGTGCAAGAGACCCAGCACAGGAAGAGAAGATCTACAAggacctggagaagagaaaggacaCCCTGAGCCCCAAAGGCCTTCAAGCCCTTAATCTCTACTGGGGAAGGTTCTTCCTCTACCAGAAGAAATCATTAGATGAAGCAAAAGCAAAGTTTATGGATGGTTACAAAATTCCCCTGATGACGAGAGAGAGGAAGGAGTGTGGGCAGAGGCTGATAAAGATGGCGCGGCACTGCCCCCGTGACGAGGCCGATACCTTCTACCGCTTCATCGACGAGACCGACCGCCACTTGCCCGCTGAATTTGCTGGAACTGATCTAGACTGA
- the LOC141915728 gene encoding interferon-induced protein with tetratricopeptide repeats 2-like isoform X1 has translation MSNEQLKEKLDALQCHFTWHLSVMGHVEPSHVLQKLAVEIKHTVHPNRAALLGLQAYLHQLKGQDGAALQSLKDAEEEHERPGEQPLRAHASTAGSVVIYGNYAWVHYLQASYREAESYLERIERLCPAPWDARLIPYIQAQKGWSLLAIRARNGERARECFEVALMLEPENRDFHAGLGMALYFSCCYFWYPDIAGRARMQLERTILEQPNNYRAKIYLAKLLEQVDIERSIGLIKESAEKSSDPDVLKASALFWLRRRSTEKAAEVLQRALRPDPGYHLLYQTLAKCYKLQWLNAKEEDKNNILEAAIKDLKQILQKHPDLELVFAKLQLAELCGARDPAQEEKIYKDLEKRKDTLSPKGLQALNLYWGRFFLYQKKSLDEAKAKFMDGYKIPLMTRERKECGQRLIKMARHCPRDEADTFYRFIDETDRHLPAEFAGTDLD, from the exons ATGAG CAACGAGCAACTGAAGGAGAAGCTGGATGCCCTTCAATGCCATTTCACCTGGCATTTGAGCGTAATGGGCCACGTCGAACCTTCCCACGTCCTGCAGAAGCTGGCTGTTGAAATCAAGCACACAGTCCACCCAAACCGGGCAgctctcctggggctgcaggCGTACCTGCACCAGCTGAAAGGCCAGGACGGAGCAGCTCTACAAAGCCTTAAAGATGCTGAAGAGGAGCACGAGAGACCAGGCGAGCAGCCCTTGAGAGCACACGCGTCCACGGCCGGGTCTGTGGTTATCTACGGGAATTACGCCTGGGTTCACTACCTCCAGGCCTCTTATCGGGAGGCTGAAAGCTACCTGGAACGGATTGAGCGGCTCTGCCCGGCTCCCTGGGACGCACGGCTGATCCCGTACATCCAGGCCCAGAAGGGCTGGTCCCTCTTGGCCATCAGAGCCCGTAACGGGGAACGGGCCAGAGAGTGCTTTGAGGTGGCGTTGATGCTTGAGCCGGAGAACAGAGATTTCCACGCTGGGCTCGGAATGGCTCTTTATTTCTCCTGTTGTTACTTCTGGTATCCTGACATTGCAGGGAGAGCCAGAATGCAATTGGAAAGAACCATCCTTGAGCAGCCAAATAACTACAGAGCCAAGATATATTTAGCCAAGCTACTTGAACAAGTGGATATAGAAAGATCAATTGGGTTGATAAAAGAAAGTGCAGAGAAAAGCTCCGATCCTGATGTCCTCAAAGCTTCAGCTTTGTTCTGGCTGCGACGACGGTCCACAGAGAAAGCAGCTGAGGTATTACAGCGAGCCCTGCGGCCGGATCCAGGTTACCACCTTCTCTACCAAACCCTGGCCAAGTGCTATAAGCTACAGTGGCTTAACGCAAAGGAAGAAGACAAGAATAATATATTGGAGGCAGCTATCAAGGACCTCAAGCAAATTCTTCAGAAACATCCAGACCTTGAGCTCGTGTTTGCAAAGCTGCAATTAGCAGAGCTCTGTGGTGCAAGAGACCCAGCACAGGAAGAGAAGATCTACAAggacctggagaagagaaaggacaCCCTGAGCCCCAAAGGCCTTCAAGCCCTTAATCTCTACTGGGGAAGGTTCTTCCTCTACCAGAAGAAATCATTAGATGAAGCAAAAGCAAAGTTTATGGATGGTTACAAAATTCCCCTGATGACGAGAGAGAGGAAGGAGTGTGGGCAGAGGCTGATAAAGATGGCGCGGCACTGCCCCCGTGACGAGGCCGATACCTTCTACCGCTTCATCGACGAGACCGACCGCCACTTGCCCGCTGAATTTGCTGGAACTGATCTAGACTGA